In a single window of the Oryctolagus cuniculus chromosome 2, mOryCun1.1, whole genome shotgun sequence genome:
- the LOC100342182 gene encoding RNA guanine-N7 methyltransferase-activating subunit-like protein, whose translation MTDTSEAVKNFEEMFASRFTEDDKEYQAYLKRPPDTPPIVEEWSSRGGGGQRNRGNWLQDNRQFRDRDGGRRGWPGDSRSDPWRGRSWGNSYLQQRQEPYYPHQYGHCGYNQQPPYGYY comes from the coding sequence ATGACTGACACTTCCGAAGCTGTTAAAAATTTTGAAGAGATGTTTGCCAGTAGATTCACAGAAGATGACAAAGAATACCAGGCATATCTGAAACGCCCCCCTGACACCCCTCCCATTGTTGAGGAGTGGAGTAGCAGAGGAGGCGGGGGCCAGAGGAATCGAGGCAATTGGTTGCAAGATAACAGACAGTTTAGAGATAGGGACGGCGGACGACGAGGGTGGCCAGGTGACAGTCGGTCGGATCCGTGGCGCGGCCGGTCCTGGGGTAACAGTTACCTGCAGCAGAGGCAAGAGCCCTACTACCCCCACCAGTACGGACACTGCGGCTACAACCAGCAGCCTCCCTACGGTTACTACTGA